A stretch of Pristiophorus japonicus isolate sPriJap1 chromosome 10, sPriJap1.hap1, whole genome shotgun sequence DNA encodes these proteins:
- the LOC139274905 gene encoding histone H4-like, whose translation MSGRGKGGKGLGKGGAKCHLKVLRDNIQGIIKPAIRRLARRGGVKRISVHIYEETRGVLKVFLENIIMDSVTYTEQAKHKTVTAMNMVYALKRQGRTLYGFGG comes from the coding sequence ATGTCTGGGCGAGGTAAAGGTGGCAAAGGTTTGGGTAAAGGTGGTGCGAAGTGTCACCTTAAAGTTCTCCGAGACAATATACAGGGGATTATCAAACCCGCCATTCGTCGCCTAGCTCGTCGAGGGGGTGTGAAACGCATCTCGGTACACATCTACGAGGAAACTCGCGGAGTTCTGAAGGTTTTCTTGGAGAACATCATCATGGACTCTGTTACCTACACCGAACAAGCCAAacacaagacggtcactgccatgaatATGGTTTATGCCCTGAAGCGCCAAGGACGAACTCTGTATGGgttcggtggttga